The Pygocentrus nattereri isolate fPygNat1 chromosome 2, fPygNat1.pri, whole genome shotgun sequence genome has a window encoding:
- the adcyap1a gene encoding adenylate cyclase activating polypeptide 1a isoform X3, protein MWSSRALAFLIYGLLVHCGACSPLGYPSARLDNAGYEEGDSVADLAFDSDQIALSSPSAGDDAYTLYYPSEQRTERHADGMFNKAYRKVLGQISARKYLHSLMAKRVGGGSAMEDSTEPLSKRHSDGVFTDSYSRYRKQMAVKKYLAAVLGKSPEDLDLHQILQDIDIDALPDGDEFEAFKWNLLWQFPPDLPVSSVAPVPFSPFLFQRGCLSLPPLSLP, encoded by the exons ATGTGGAGCAGCAGGGCTCTGGCCTTCCTCATCTACGGGCTCCTCGTGCACTGCGGCGCGTGCTCTCCGCTCGGCTATCCGAGCGCCAG GCTGGACAATGCAGGCTATGAAGAGGGAGATTCAGTAGCAGATTTGGCTTTCGACAGTGACCAGATTGCTCTGAGCAGTCCATCAGCCGGGGACGATGCCTACACGTTATATTATCCTTCAGAGCAAAG AACGGAAAGGCATGCAGACGGGATGTTTAATAAAGCCTACAGGAAAGTGCTGGGTCAGATATCAGCCCGGAAATACCTGCATTCTCTCATGGCCAAACGTGTAGG AGGAGGGAGTGCGATGGAGGACAGCACGGAGCCGCTCTCCAAGCGCCACTCAGACGGGGTCTTCACAGACAGCTACAGTCGCTATCGGAAGCAAATGGCCGTGAAGAAGTATCTGGCCGCAGTCCTCGGCAAAAG cCCTGAAGACTTAGATTTGCACCAAATTCTACAAGACATAGACATTGATGCGCTCCCGGATGGGGATGAGTTTGAGGCATTTAAGTGGAACCTGCTGTGGCAGTTCCCTCCCGATCTCCCGGTGAGTTCTGTGGCTCCGGTACCATTTAGCCCTTTCCTTTTTCAGAGGGGGTGTCTCTCacttcctcccctctctctcccgtGA